The Musa acuminata AAA Group cultivar baxijiao chromosome BXJ2-2, Cavendish_Baxijiao_AAA, whole genome shotgun sequence genome has a segment encoding these proteins:
- the LOC103976586 gene encoding uncharacterized protein LOC103976586 gives MDKDGYAWLSALGFAFLTYSSAVAVYRSRDDASAVTFVAVAYADLWLLFRCLRALERGGEGANNWRLRAAVWSLVTLLTSMFSYKVAAVMPWPVSVVVWGMAAAVAMGGFWAFFVRREPPSDGSGSNPE, from the coding sequence atggaTAAGGATGGCTACGCATGGCTTTCCGCCCTGGGATTTGCCTTCCTGACATATAGCTCCGCCGTGGCCGTCTACCGCTCCAGGGACGACGCTTCGGCCGTGACCTTCGTGGCCGTCGCCTACGCCGATCTCTGGCTCCTGTTCCGCTGTCTCCGTGCCTTGGAACGCGGCGGCGAGGGGGCCAACAACTGGAGGCTGAGGGCCGCGGTGTGGTCCCTCGTCACGCTCCTCACCTCGATGTTCTCCTACAAGGTAGCGGCCGTCATGCCGTGGCCCGTGTCGGTGGTCGTGTGGGGCATGGCGGCCGCGGTCGCCATGGGCGGCTTCTGGGCCTTCTTCGTGCGCCGGGAGCCGCCTTCCGACGGCTCCGGCAGCAACCCAGAATGA
- the LOC135606144 gene encoding inositol-pentakisphosphate 2-kinase IPK1-like, giving the protein MLLRAEDAKDWFYKGEGAANIVLGYCGSSLSLVGKVLRIQKVIKGRSRSPNGCLVLSNHEKLVWRDIGELVECTSKDVAARAFIQHVMSNLLDSKHVDAGILVHVSKEFLEAVEGNIKSQRPPWRVDASKIDVLHESALLISDHSIFSGTPKHDLCIAVEIKPKCGFLPSSEYIVEANAVKKHVTQFKMHQFLKLHQGKISQISPYDPLDLFSGLKDRIHLAITALFACPQNNFRIFFNGSLIFGGLGGGLDNTVVQSHKAEEAIVDLISPSGLQLASFLELVAEAIFRSGILDKLLETQQLDVLDIEGAIHVYYNIISQPCVVCKNLIDAELLHQYSFLHSLSLEESLKIVRGYLIAATAKDCSLMISFSRTEDGHNASDCNSASLKSSNQCYNYKACFIDLDLKPLEKMVHYYKLDQKIVDFYKTSGETEGKPSILEVEAHLEKKN; this is encoded by the exons ATGTTGTTAAGAGCAGAAGACGCAAAGGATTGGTTCTACAAAGGAGAAGGAGCTGCCAATATTGTCCTGGGTTATTGTGGCTCTTCCCTCTCGCTG GTTGGTAAGGTATTACGGATTCAAAAGGTTATAAAAGGCAGAAGCCGGTCTCCAAATGGATGCTTGGTCCTATCTAATCATGAAAAGCTAGTATGGAGAGACATTGGTGAACTCGTGGAGTGCACTTCAAAAGATGTTGCTGCTAGAGCTTTTATTCAACATGTCATGAGTAATCTATTGGATTCCAAGCATGTAGATGCTGGT ATTCTTGTCCATGTTTCCAAGGAATTCTTGGAGGCTGTTGAGGGAAATATTAAGAGTCAACGTCCTCCATGGCGGGTTGATGCATCCAAAATTGATGTACTGCACGAATCTGCGCTTCTTATTTCTGACCATTCAATTTTTAGTG GTACTCCAAAACATGACCTCTGCATTGCAGTAGAAATAAAG CCAAAATGTGGGTTTCTCCCATCTTCGGAATACATAGTGGAGGCAAATGCTGTTAAGAAACATGTAACGCAATTTAAAATGCATCAATTCTTAAAACTTCATCAAGGAAAG ATATCACAGATAAGTCCGTATGACCCACTTGATCTATTCTCTGGATTAAAAGATAGAATACATCTGGCCATCACTGCATTGTTTGCATGTCCTCAGAATAATTTCCGTATATTTTTTAATGGCTCTCTTATCTTTGGAGGATTGGGAGGTGGCTTGGATAACACAGTTGTCCAATCTCATAAAGCAGAAGAGGCAATTGTGGATCTGATCTCCCCTAGTGGCCTACAGCTAGCTAGCTTTCTTGAGCTTGTAGCTGAGGCAATCTTCAGGTCTGGGATTTTAGATAAGCTCTTAGAAACTCAACAATTGGATGTTTTGGACATAGAAGGGGCTATTCATGTATATTACAATATTATTTCTCAGCCTTGTGTCGTCTGcaaaaatttaattgatgcagagctTTTGCATCAGTATTCCTTCTTGCATTCTCTATCATTGGAGGAGAGCCTGAAAATTGTTAGGGGATATCTTATAGCTGCTACTGCAAAAGATTGCAGCCTGATGATCAGCTTTAGCCGCACTGAAGATGGACATAACGCATCTGATTGTAATTCTGCATCCCTCAAATCATCGAATCAATGCTATAATTACAAG GCTTGCTTTATTGACTTGGATTTGAAACCTCTGGAGAAGATGGTTCATTACTATAAATTAGATCAGAAGATAGTTGATTTCTATAAAACGAGTGGGGAGACTGAAGGAAAGCCAAGCATTCTGGAAGTGGAGGCCCACCTGGAGAAGAAGAACTAA
- the LOC135604860 gene encoding probable LRR receptor-like serine/threonine-protein kinase At3g47570 — MEPRGGCFTFSCILWPWSFSLLLPLLLFSSRGLSASLSDARSTDHLALLSFKSFVYDDPSKALASWNSSLHFCQWQGVRCHNRSGEPRVAALELVSLHLAGALSPSLANLTFLRRLDLSTNSLQGPIPQELGLLSHLRHLWLDNNSLDGTIPFSLFQNCSKLQTFNLRLNNLIGAVPRNLRDCLELQIIRLDNNGLEGEIPSDLGSLSKLSWLDLWSNSLAGSIPPQIGNLASLTLLSLAGNNLNGPIPAAIGNLSSLSQLVLSNRSIPPQIGNLASLTLLSLAGNNLNGPIPAAIGNLSSLSQLVLSNSQLTGAIPATIGNLSSLTWLDLSNNSLAGAIPPEIGNLVHLGYLDLHINHLNGTIPSEIGNLVNLTALFLGGNQLSGTIPISLGHLQSLKTLILTSNKLEARNAAEWSFLDALTNCTRFAVLGIAYNNLGGMLPKSIANLSTTLIWLNLYDNQIYGSIPAEIGNLINLNTIGMWSNLLSGTIPASLGSLVRLETLKLGANKLVGEIPVTLGNLTRLSSLSLASNELYGSIPSTLGKCPLETLDLASNKLNGTVPKDIMFIPTFNKYLNVSHNSLSGFLPLEIGKLINIQTIDVSDNRLSGGVPSTISECEVLENLYMQGNLFQGSIPSSLNQLKGLQVLDLSSNNLSGQIPNFHNMTYLNLSYNNLDGEVPKVGVFSNASAFSVAGNNNLCGGVRELGLRLCPDQASKKKHLSGKLIAVISLAAGILCVIFLLSLFAARWWFHKSRTHSPVASCIKEQHRKVSFAELLRATDGFSPANLIGMGSFGSVYKGTMDWEDHKAVAVKVLNLLQRGASRSFTAECEALRNIRHRNLVKVLTSCSGVDFRGNDFKALVFELLPNGSLDKWLHPEADERGTSRTLSLIQRMNISIDVASALGYLHHHGPTPIVHCDLKPSNILLDHDMVAHVGDFGLARFLSTTVSKSFQRSTNSVTLKGSIGYAAPEYGMANKVSVQGDAYSFGILLLEMFTGKRPTDDSLKGLNLHQYVEMAVPEKFVEIIDPCLLSEEGETEAEADRINPSTSELSTRALECITSVLRVGILCSKESPKERMHMEHVIRELHDIRDAIL; from the exons ATGGAACCAAGAGGAGGGTGCTTCACATTTTCATGCATCCTTTGGCCATGGTCTTTCAGCCTTTTGCTTCCTCTGCTATTGTTTTCTTCACGAGGCTTATCAGCTTCCCTATCAGACGCTCGTTCCACTGATCACCTTGCCCTCCTCTCCTTCAAGTCCTTCGTCTACGATGATCCATCCAAAGCGTTGGCTTCCTGGAACAGCTCCCTCCATTTCTGCCAGTGGCAAGGGGTGAGGTGCCACAACCGTAGTGGTGAACCGAGGGTCGCAGCTTTGGAGCTGGTGTCTCTGCACTTGGCGGGCGCGTTGTCACCATCCCTAGCCAACCTCACCTTCCTCCGGAGACTCGACCTCTCCACCAACAGTCTTCAGGGTCCCATTCCCCAAGAGCTCGGACTTTTGTCCCACCTTCGGCATCTCTGGCTGGACAATAATTCTCTCGATGGGACGATCCCTTTCTCTCTGTTTCAGAATTGCTCCAAACTTCAAACCTTCAACCTGCGGCTTAACAATTTGATTGGGGCTGTCCCACGCAATCTCAGAGATTGTTTGGAGCTACAAATTATTCGTTTGGATAACAATGGGCTTGAAGGAGAGATCCCCAGTGATCTCGGTTCCCTGTCGAAGCTTTCCTGGCTCGACCTCTGGAGTAATAGCCTCGCAGGGAGCATTCCTCCACAGATTGGCAATCTTGCAAGCCTAACATTACTTTCCTTGGCCGGCAACAATCTCAACGGCCCCATTCCTGCTGCCATAGGAAACCTCTCCTCTCTTAGCCAACTTGTTTTGTCAAATA GGAGCATTCCTCCACAGATTGGCAATCTTGCAAGCCTAACATTACTTTCCTTGGCCGGCAACAATCTCAACGGCCCCATTCCTGCTGCCATAGGAAACCTCTCCTCTCTTAGCCAACTTGTTTTGTCAAATAGTCAACTTACAGGAGCCATCCCAGCTACAATAGGGAACCTCTCCTCTCTTACCTGGCTTGATCTGTCAAATAATTCTCTTGCAGGGGCCATCCCACCTGAAATTGGGAATCTTGTTCACCTTGGATATCTCGATTTGCATATTAACCATCTCAACGGCACCATCCCATCTGAGATAGGGAACCTTGTGAATTTGACCGCTTTGTTCTTAGGTGGCAACCAACTGAGTGGCACCATTCCAATAAGTTTGGGGCACCTACAAAGTTTAAAGACATTGATACTCACCAGTAATAAGCTGGAAGCAAGGAATGCCGCTGAGTGGAGCTTTTTAGATGCCTTGACCAACTGCACCCGTTTTGCTGTATTGGGTATCGCATACAACAATCTAGGTGGCATGCTGCCAAAATCCATAGCCAATTTGTCTACAACTCTTATATGGCTAAACTTGTATGACAACCAAATATATGGGAGCATTCCTGCAGAGATTGGAAATCTTATTAACTTGAACACAATTGGCATGTGGTCGAACCTTCTCAGTGGTACCATTCCTGCGTCACTGGGAAGCCTGGTTAGATTAGAAACATTAAAGTTGGGCGCAAACAAATTGGTGGGAGAAATCCCGGTAACTCTGGGTAACCTGACCAGATTAAGCAGTCTTAGTCTGGCCAGCAATGAATTGTATGGATCCATTCCTTCGACTCTCGGAAAGTGCCCTCTAGAAACCTTGGATCTTGCATCCAACAAGTTAAACGGTACGGTGCCCAAAGACATCATGTTCATCCCCACCTTCAACAAGTACCTCAATGTTTCACACAATTCACTGTCAGGATTCCTGCCTTTAGAAATTGGAAAGTTAATAAACATCCAAACCATTGATGTCTCCGATAATAGATTGTCCGGTGGCGTGCCCAGCACTATTTCTGAATGTGAGGTCCTGGAAAATCTTTACATGCAGGGGAATCTTTTCCAGGGATCCATTCCTTCATCATTGAACCAGCTAAAAGGGCTGCAAGTGCTGGACCTTTCGAGCAATAACTTGTCCGGTCAGATACCGAATTTCCATAACATGACTTATCTCAATCTCTCCTACAACAACTTGGACGGTGAAGTGCCAAAAGTCGGGGTCTTCAGCAATGCAAGTGCATTCTCAGTAGCAGGAAACAACAATCTCTGCGGGGGTGTTCGAGAGCTTGGCTTGAGACTATGCCCTGACCaagcatcaaagaagaaacaTCTGTCTGGGAAGCTGATCGCGGTCATCTCACTTGCAGCAGGAATTTTATGCGTCatctttcttctctctttgtttgCAGCTCGTTGGTGGTTCCACAAGTCGAGGACACATTCTCCCGTAGCCTCATGCATCAAAGAACAACATAGGAAGGTCTCTTTTGCGGAGCTGCTCAGAGCAACAGATGGATTTTCGCCTGCTAATCTGATTGGAATGGGAAGCTTCGGCTCTGTGTACAAAGGAACCATGGATTGGGAAGACCACAAGGCTGTCGCAGTGAAGGTACTCAACCTCCTGCAAAGAGGGGCTTCAAGAAGCTTCACAGCTGAATGCGAAGCTTTGAGAAATATCAGGCATCGGAATCTGGTCAAGGTACTAACATCATGCTCAGGTGTTGATTTCCGAGGGAATGACTTCAAAGCTCTAGTTTTTGAGTTATTGCCAAATGGCAGTCTGGACAAGTGGCTCCATCCTGAAGCGGATGAACGGGGCACATCACGAACACTAAGCCTCATCCAGAGAATGAATATATCGATCGACGTGGCTTCTGCACTGGGGTATCTTCATCACCATGGTCCAACCCCTATCGTCCATTGTGATCTCAAACCGAGCAATATTCTTCTGGATCATGACATGGTTGCACATGTGGGTGACTTTGGATTGGCAAGGTTCCTGAGCACAACTGTCAGCAAGTCATTCCAGAGATCAACAAATTCAGTCACATTGAAAGGGTCCATCGGCTATGCTGCTCCAG AGTATGGGATGGCCAATAAGGTTTCAGTTCAAGGGGATGCATACAGTTTTGGAATACTCTTGCTGGAGATGTTCACCGGTAAGCGGCCTACCGATGATAGCTTAAAAGGTCTGAACCTTCATCAATATGTTGAGATGGCAGTTCCAGAGAAATTTGTTGAGATCATAGACCCATGCTTGTTATCCGAAGAAGGAGaaacagaagcagaagcagatcgCATTAATCCATCAACAAGTGAATTAAGTACGAGAGCACTAGAGTGCATTACTTCAGTGCTTAGAGTTGGTATTTTATGTTCCAAGGAATCACCAAAAGAGCGAATGCACATGGAACATGTCATAAGAGAACTGCATGATATCAGGGATGCAATTCTGTGA